A genomic stretch from Enterobacter oligotrophicus includes:
- a CDS encoding HNH endonuclease produces MNIKQINYSAAYSFADTVVSAVRNPSEIGTGDIIADFFEFRTLNFFEQIEKPKKYTLLHTFISSVNGFGIQHYLGKVDAEIIISDYGALLDGANIPRPTWFTEQDVSDHIPELREIMETATETITEAAFQLLFADRTFLYEFSLFIQPFIARLQPNEHQCIASLGVIKRSYFPVWLKNAVFHRDKGRCQLCGCDLTNILVPTESRHIDHMVPLNASGTNDPTNFQLTCESCNTSKGAQVLANPHYTYPYW; encoded by the coding sequence TTGAATATAAAACAAATTAATTACTCAGCTGCCTATTCCTTTGCTGATACTGTTGTTTCTGCTGTGCGGAACCCATCAGAAATTGGAACAGGTGACATAATTGCTGATTTCTTTGAGTTTCGAACCCTGAATTTTTTTGAGCAAATTGAGAAGCCAAAAAAATACACTTTGCTTCATACCTTTATTTCCAGCGTAAATGGATTCGGAATACAGCACTACCTCGGAAAGGTTGATGCGGAAATCATCATATCTGACTATGGAGCATTACTTGATGGGGCAAACATTCCACGCCCAACATGGTTTACTGAACAAGATGTTAGCGATCATATACCTGAATTGAGAGAAATCATGGAGACTGCCACCGAAACAATTACTGAAGCAGCCTTCCAATTGCTATTTGCAGATAGAACATTTTTATATGAATTTAGTCTGTTTATTCAGCCATTTATTGCTCGGCTACAGCCCAATGAGCATCAATGCATTGCTAGCCTGGGAGTTATCAAGAGATCATACTTCCCCGTATGGTTAAAAAACGCAGTATTTCATCGTGACAAAGGAAGGTGCCAACTCTGTGGTTGTGATCTCACTAATATTTTAGTGCCAACAGAGTCTAGACACATAGATCATATGGTTCCGTTAAATGCATCAGGAACCAACGATCCGACAAATTTTCAACTCACATGTGAATCGTGTAACACATCTAAAGGGGCTCAAGTACTTGCAAACCCTCATTATACATATCCATATTGGTAG
- a CDS encoding Gfo/Idh/MocA family protein: protein MNKIRAAVVGAGIYGKHHMNAYRHNPDTVLVAICDTDTERCDDLAMAYGVMGYTRLDVLLQEEAIDVVSVATPDPYHTESILTALRYGKHVLAEKPLATSVRECELIVEMAQQRDLLVGVDFHKRWDPAVMRIKAELEKPEAGRILRGHISMDDVISVPTEWLDWAGASSPVWFLGSHCFDLVRHLSGQEVVSVYAVGQKRLMVECGLDTFDNVQSLLTMADGSSWVVENSWVLPEGFPKDNDGRIDILCETTYIRNTSQHRGLEITTPGMTLTPNSYFINYRNGVASGFGIDPINDFVRSVRYKAPYPVTAVDGLAVSRICEAVHRSLESGKPECP, encoded by the coding sequence ATGAACAAAATCAGAGCCGCCGTGGTCGGTGCAGGTATTTACGGCAAACACCATATGAACGCGTACCGCCACAACCCGGACACGGTGCTGGTCGCTATCTGTGACACCGACACAGAGCGCTGCGATGACCTTGCCATGGCGTACGGCGTGATGGGCTATACCCGGCTGGATGTCCTGCTACAGGAGGAAGCCATCGACGTGGTCTCGGTGGCCACGCCTGACCCGTACCACACCGAGTCCATCCTCACCGCTCTGCGCTACGGCAAACATGTGCTGGCGGAGAAACCGCTCGCCACCTCGGTACGTGAATGTGAGCTTATCGTGGAGATGGCGCAGCAGCGGGACCTGCTGGTCGGCGTCGATTTCCACAAGCGCTGGGACCCGGCAGTAATGCGCATTAAGGCTGAGCTGGAGAAGCCGGAAGCCGGGCGGATCCTGCGCGGCCATATCAGCATGGACGATGTCATCAGCGTGCCGACGGAGTGGCTGGACTGGGCGGGCGCAAGCTCCCCGGTGTGGTTTCTCGGTTCCCACTGCTTCGACCTGGTGCGCCATCTCTCCGGCCAGGAGGTGGTGTCAGTATATGCCGTGGGACAAAAGCGGCTGATGGTTGAATGCGGCCTCGACACCTTCGACAACGTGCAGAGCTTGCTGACGATGGCCGACGGCAGTTCGTGGGTGGTGGAAAACTCGTGGGTGTTGCCGGAGGGCTTTCCGAAGGACAACGACGGGCGTATCGATATTCTCTGCGAGACAACGTATATCCGCAACACCTCACAGCATCGCGGGCTGGAAATCACTACACCGGGCATGACGCTCACGCCCAACAGCTATTTCATCAATTACCGCAACGGCGTCGCCAGCGGTTTCGGTATCGACCCCATCAATGATTTTGTGCGGTCGGTCAGGTATAAAGCGCCGTACCCGGTCACCGCGGTGGACGGACTGGCGGTCAGCCGGATTTGCGAAGCGGTGCATCGCAGTCTGGAGAGCGGTAAACCTGAATGCCCATAA
- a CDS encoding PTS glucitol/sorbitol transporter subunit IIA, whose product MMIYCARITAIGLFVADGLTDKMLITFDSNGPKDCLDYSLSLEPSFREESLMILPGDHLLLAGHDYLVTSVGKGAQQALFELGHLTLVFNGDLNPCHVGAVHLSGPVPKLHDLHGNLVIEEGRP is encoded by the coding sequence ATGATGATTTACTGCGCACGTATTACTGCCATCGGGCTGTTTGTCGCCGACGGCCTCACCGACAAAATGCTCATCACCTTCGACAGCAACGGGCCGAAGGACTGCCTCGATTACTCGCTGTCACTGGAGCCGTCGTTCCGGGAAGAGAGCCTAATGATACTCCCCGGCGACCACCTGCTGCTGGCGGGCCATGATTATCTGGTGACCAGTGTTGGCAAAGGTGCACAGCAGGCGCTGTTTGAGCTCGGCCACCTGACGCTGGTGTTCAACGGCGACCTGAATCCCTGCCACGTCGGCGCGGTTCATCTCTCCGGCCCGGTGCCGAAACTCCATGACCTGCACGGCAATCTGGTGATTGAGGAGGGACGCCCATGA